Part of the Micromonospora rhizosphaerae genome is shown below.
AGCTGTCGAAGGTGTGCACCGCCCCGCTGGCCGTGCGGACCTCGAACGCCCCCCAGTAGTCGTTACCGCATACCTCGCAGGTAGCCATTACAAAACCCCCCGATATGGACACGTCACCCCAGCGTCGAGCAGCCGACACATCCGGGCAACCGAAACCGGCGAACCTGAACCCGCTCGACGGCGAGTCGCCCCCGGCGTGTCGCGCGTTAGGCCTGGTGACCGCCCCGACACCCCCGGAGGAACACGTGATCAAGCGGAGCAAGCTCTTCGGCAACCGGATTCGGGTCACCTTCTGCCTGCCGCGGGACACCCCGCCCGGCACGGTGAGCGTGGTGGGCTGCTTCAACCACTGGGAGCCCGGTCGGCACGAGCTGGTGGCCCGCCGCAACGGCACCCGCACGGTGACCGTCAACCTCGGCCCGGGCGAGTACCACTTCCGCTACCTGGCCAGCGGCGGGGTGTGGCTGGACGACGACTCCGCCGACGAGGTCGACGGGCAGGGCAGCCGACTGCTGCTCTGACCACCGGGCGCCACCGGGGCGACGGCGCCCGGCGCCCCGGTCAGCCCTCCCTCGGCTCCAGCCGCAGGGAGATCGAGTTCACGCAGTGCCGGGTGTCCTTCGGGGTGAAGCCCTCACCCTTGAAGACGTGTCCCAGGTGGCTGTCGCACCGCGCGCAGCGGATCTCCGTACGGACCATGCCGAGGCTGCGGTCCTCGATCTCCTTCACCGCGCCGGGGATGGCGTCGTCGAAGCTCGGCCAGCCGCACTGCGAGTCGAACTTGGTGTCGCTGCGGAAGAGTTCCGCGCCGCAGGCCCGGCAGTGGTAGACGCCGCGCGTCTTGGTGTCGACGTACTCGCCGGTCCACGGCGACTCGGTGCCGGCTTCGCGGAGCACCCGGAACTCCTCGGGGCTCAGCCGGACCCGCCACTCTTCCTCGGTACGGGGCAGTTCGCTCTCGGAAAGACTCACCGCTCAACGGTACGCCGGGCGTCGGTGGCATCGCATATCGTCGCCGAATGGGTGGCACCAAGGCAGCAGTCGAGGAGATCGAGGTCGCCGGGCACACCGTACGGCTGAGCAGCCCGGACCGACTGATCTTCCCGCAGCGCGGCTTCACCAAGGCGGACGTCTTCCACTACTACCTGTCGGTCGGCGAGGGGATCATGCGCGCCCTGCGGGACCGGCCCACCACGCTGCAGCGCTTCCCCCAGGGCATCGAGGGGGAGATGTTCTTCCAGAAGCGGGTGCCGGCCCGGGGCGTCCCCCCGTGGATCCGCACTGCGGAGATCAGCTTCCCAAGCGGCCGGACGGCCGCGGAGCTCTGCCCCGCCGACCTGGCGCACGTCGCCTGGGCCGCCCAGATGGGCACGGTGGTGTTCCACCCCTGGCCGGTCCGCGCCGCCGACGTGGACCGCCCCGACGAGCTGCGGATCGACCTGGACCCGCAGCCCGGCACCGACTTCGCCGACGCGGCGGCCGCCGCCGGCGAGCTGCGCGGGCTGCTGGCCGAGCTGGGCGCCATCGGCTGGCCGAAGACCTCCGGCGGCCGGGGCGTGCACGTCTACCTGCGCATCCACCCGCAGTGGACGTTCGTCGAGGCGCGCCGGGCGACGATCGCGCTGGCCCGGGAGCTGGAACGCCGCCGTCCCGACCTGGTCACCACCGCCTGGTGGAAGGAGCAGCGGGGCAGCCGGGTGTTCGTGGACTTCAACCAGATGGCCCGGGACCGGACGATCGCCTGCGCGTACTCGCTGCGGGCCAACGCCCGGGCCACGGTCTCCACCCCGGTCGACTGGGACGAGCTGACCGAGGTCGATCCGGACGACTTCGACCTGGGCAGCGTGCCGGCCCGGCTGGCCGAGCGGGGCGACCCGCACGCCGGCATCGACGACGCCCCGTGGGACATCACCCCGCTGCTGGAGTGGGCCGAGCGGGACGCCGCCGCCGGCCAGGGCGACCTGCCGTACCCGCCGGACCATCCGAAGATGCCCGGCGAGCCGAAGCGGGTGCAGCCCTCCAAGGACCGCGACCGGCCCCGGGGCTGAGCAGCCTGGAATAACGATCATGTAACGGGCGCGAACCTTTCCTGACCCGTCGCCGCTTTCTCTGGTCGTCGGCCCGACGGGGGCCAGGGGAGGGCCGGATGAGACTGGTGTGGAGGCGGGCCAGCGCGGCGCGCGGACTGCTGCTGGCCGCGGTCGCCGCGGCCCTGGTCGCGGTCGCGTTGGTCACCGGGCTCACCGACTACAACCGCCGGGCGGTGGAGGCCGGCCAGCGGGCGCTGCTCGCCGGCGCCCCACTGGAGGAGCGCAGCCTGTTGGTGACCGGTTCCGGCGGTCGGGACGCCGCCGAGCTGGCCACCCGGGACCGGGCGGTCCGCGACGGATTCGCCCACGGACTCGGCGGCGTGCCGGTCACCGTGAACGGCGCGCGGTACGGCGGTGGCCGGGAACTGACCGGAGACCTCGGCCCGAAGGTCCGAGCCGACGACGACCCCGTCTTCGCCAACCTCGCGGCCTTGGACGACCTGCCCGCGCACGCCGAACTGGCCGGCGGTGCCTGGCCCTCCGCCGGGGCGAGCCCACTGCAGGTGACGCTGCCGGAGAGGGTCGCCGCCGCGCTGGGGATGACCGTCGGTGAGCGGGTGCCGATGCTGGACCGCAGCACCGAGCGGGCCAGCGAGGTGGTGCTCGCCGGGACGTGGCGGCCGCGTGACCCGGCCGAGCCGTACTGGCGGTTGGCGCCCGGGGTGGGAGCGGGCAGCGCGGCGGAGTCCGACACCTCGTACGGGCCGTTCGTGCTGGACCCGGCGGACTTCGCCGCGACCTTCCCGGGCTCGGTCTCGGCCTGGTGGGTGGTGGAGCCGGATCTCACGGCGGCGGCCCGGGACGGCGGGCTGCTCGACGTCCGGCAGGCCTTCGCCGACGCCGTCAACGAGGTGCCCGAGGCGGCCGGGCTCGGCTCCTCCGCCCAGGTCGTCAACTCGATGGACCGGTTGCTGAACCGGATCGCCCGGGCCGATCTGGTGGGGCGGTCCTCGTTGGCCACCCCGGTGCTGCTGATCGTGGTCCTCGGCGGGTACGCGTTGGTGCTCGTCGCCGCGCTGCTGCACGAGGACCGGCGGAACCAGACCGCCCTGCTGCGGGCGCGGGGTGCCGCGCGGCGGCAGTTGGCCGGGCTCGCCGCCCGGGAGGCGACCCTCGTCGTCCTGCCGGCCGCGGTGCTCGGGCCGCTGCTCGCCGGTGAGGCGCTGCGGCACGTGGGCGGCCGACCGTCCGGCCCGGCGCTCGCCGCCGACAGCACCACGCTGCTCTGGGCGGTGGCGTTGGCTGCCGCCGCCGGCTGTCTGGTGGCGATGGTCGCCCCGACGTTTCGCGGGGCCGGGACGTACGTGGCCGACCTGGCGGCGCGGTCCCGACCCGACCGGTCCGCCACCGTGCAGCGGGCCAGCCTCGACCTGGTGCTGGTCGGGTTCGCGGTGCTGGCCTGGACGCAGCTGCGTCAGTACTCCTCGCCGGTGACCGGCGCCGCCGGGCGGCTCGGGGTGGACCCGCTGCTGGTCGCCGCGCCGACTCTGGGCGTGCTGGCCGGCGCGGTGGTGGCGCTGCGGCTGCTCCCACCCGCGACCCGGTTCGCCGAACGCTTCGTCGACCGGCGGCTCTGGACGGCGACCATCCTCGGCATGTGGCAGGCGGGTCGCCGCCCGCACGCCGGGCCGGTGCTGCTGCTCGCCCTCGCGGTCGGCGGCAGCACCCTGGCCTGGTCGCTGGTCGCCACCGGCGAGCGGTCCCTGGTCGACCAGGCCAACCACACCGTCGGCGCCGACCTGCGGCTCACGGAGCGCGACGGAGTCGCCCCGATCGGCCGGGCCGGGGAACTGGCGGCGCTGGCCGGGGTGGACCGGGCGCTGCCGGCCTGGCGGGACGAGATCCGGGTCGGCCGCGCCGACCTGCCCGCCACCGTGGTGAGTCTCGACGCGGCGGCCGCGGCCGAGGTGGTGCGGCTCGACGAGCGGCTGGCCGGCGAGCCGGTGCCGGCGCTGTTCGACCGGCTGGTCCGGGCGCGGAGCGCGCCGGCCGGGGTCGACCTGCCCGCCGGCACGCGGTCGGTCACCGGCACCGTCCGCACCCCGGTGCGCGACGCCGTGCGCCCGCATCGGATCGCCGTGTCGATGCTGTTGACCCGGGCGGACGGGCTGGCCTTCCGGCTGCCGGTGGCCAGCACGGGCAGCGACGGCCGGCCGGCGCCGTTCACCGTGGCGCTGCCCGACGCCGGGAGCCTGCGGCTGGCCGGATTCGAGGTCGACGGTGGTGACGTGGCCGGCCGGGCGTACCGGCTGGAGGTGACCGACCTGCGTGTGGTCGGCGCCGACGGGACGGCCCGACCGGCGCAGCTCGGCGACGCGTGGGCGGGGATCAGCGCTGACCCGAACGGTGGTGAGGTGACCACCTCGGCCACGGCGACGGCGCTGTCGGCCGAGAACAAGGTGACGTTCCTGCCCGGCGGCCAGTTCGCGTTCCAGGATTCCTCCCGCTTCGCCGTGGTGCCCGCCGGCGATAACCGGCCGGTGCCGGCGCTGATGACCCCCGGGGTACGCAAGGCGCTGAGCCTGCGCGACGGGGACACCGTCACCCTCTCGCTCTCCGGCGTGTCACTGGCGGTCACGCTGGTCGGCGAGGTGGCTGCGGTGCCGGCCACCACCGGGGAGGGCGTGCTGGTGGACCTGCCGGCGGCGACGGACTGGCTGGTCCGGGACCAGGGCACGGTCCGGCCGGTGCAGGAGTGGTGGCTGAGCACGGACGACGGTGGGTATCCCGCGGCGGCCCGCGCGGCGGCGGCCCTGCCCGGCACCACGATGCTGGACCGGCGGGAGCTGGCCGAGCGCGCCGCGGGAGACCCGTACTGGCGGGGCGCCCGGACCGGGCTGCTCGCGGCCGCGATCGGTTCGGTGCTGCTGGCCCTCGTCGGGTTGATGGTCGACGTGTGGGCGACGGTCCGGCACCGGTTGGGGGAGTTCGCCGTGTTGCACACGCTCGGCGCCAGCCCACGGCTGTTGGCCCGGGCGCTGCTGGCCGAGCAGACCTTCCTGGCCGGGATCGGGGTCGGGGTCGGGTTGCTGCTGGGCGCGGTCGTGGGCGTGACGATGGCCCCGCTGGTCATCCTCACCCCGTCGGCCAGCCGGCCGGTGCCCGAGGCGGCCTTCGTGCTGCCCTGGGGGCCGATCGGGCTGACCGCGCTCGGCCTGTTGCTGGCGGCGCTGGCCTTCAGCGCGTTCATCGCCCTCGGCATCCGGCAGCGGGTGGCGGCGGCGCAGCTGCGGATCGGGGGAGACCGGTGACCGGGTGGAGCGGAGCGACAACCAGGAGCGCGGAGGCGGCGAAGTGAGCATCGGCGCGGTCGCCCGCCGGATCCGGGTGTACGGCGGACAGTTCCTGCTGCTCGCGGCGCTGACGATGGTCGTCACGCTGTTGATCAGCGGCGTCCCGCGGCTGGTGAACTGGCGTGCCGAGCAGGGCCTGCGGACGTTCCTGGCCAGTCAGCCGGCCGAGCGGCGGGACGTGACGTACTCGACCGAGCCGCTGTTCAACGCCGGCAACGGCACCTCGTTGCTGACGGCGTACGAGGCTGATCTGGAACGGCTGCAGGCCGGGATGCCGCCGGACGTGCGCCGGATGGTCGACCAGCGGTGGTTCACCGCGGAGACCGAGCCCGGGCGGGTCAGGGGCCGGGACCTGGCGGCGAAGAACCTCCTGGTCGACCTCGGCCTGCGGAGCATGCCGGGAATCGCGGAGGCCGGCACGCTGACCGAGGGGCGCTGGCCGGACCAGGGGGCGCTGGCCGATCAGCCGGTGCAGGTGGCGCTGGCCGCTGACGTTGCCCGAAAGCTGAACCTGCGGGCCGGCAGCCAGCTGACCCTCGCCGCGCCTCAGGCGGCGACCCCGGAGGGCGCCCCGGATCCCGTCCGGATCTCCGTGGTGGGCGTCTTCGAGCCTCGCCAGCGCGCGGACGGCATCTGGCAGGGCCTGCCCCAGATCCTGCGGGTGATCGAGCCGCAGGGGGACGGCCAGCCGTTCGTCGCCCTCGGCGTCGTCGACGGCGCGGCGCTGGACCGCCTCTCCGCCGACGGCTGGGGTCTGCGATTCAGTTGGCGCTACCGGCTCGGCGCCGACAGCATCGAAATTGCCGCCCTGGACCGACTCATCGACAGCATCCAGCTGATGGGCCGGCAGGCGCAGGGCCGCATCTTCGTCCAGGGCCTCGACATCCCGCTGCGGGAGTTCAAGGCCGAGCTGGCCGCCGCCCGCACGGTCCTCGTGGTGATCGCCACCGGGGTGCTGGCGGCCCTGGCCGGGCTGGTGGTGCTGGCCGCCGGCCTGACCGTCCGGCGGCGCCGTACCGAGTTCACCCTGCTGAGGGCCCGGGGCGGCACGGCCACCATCGGAGCCCGCCGCAGCCTGGCCGAGTCGTTCCTGGTGGTGCTGCCCGCCGCTGCGTTCGGGTGGCTGCTCGGAAACCTGGCGCCCGGGTCGCCCGGCGACACCGCGGCGTTCGCCGCGGTCGCGGCAATCCTTGTCACGCTGGCGCTGCCGGTGGCGACGCTGGTCGCGCCGACCGGTGTCGCCGTCCGCCGCGACCTGATCAAGCTGCGACCCTCCGCGCGTCGGATCACCGTGGAGGCGAGCCTGTTGCTGCTCGCCGTGCTCGCGGTCGTGCTGCTGCGGCGCCGCGGTCTCATCCTCGGTGAGGTCGATCCGCTGCTGGTCTCGGTCCCGATGCTGCTCGCCGTCGCCGCGGCGGTGCTGGCCGTACGGCTCTACCCGTGGCCGCTGCGGCTGCTCAGCCGGCTCGCCGCCCGGACCCGGGGCAGTGTCGCCTTCCTGGGCACCGCCCGGGCCGGCCGTGCCGTGGTCACCACCCCCCTGGTGGTCGTCGTGCTGGCCGTCGCGACCGCGGCGTTCTGCGCGGTCGTCGCCGGCGGCATCGAGGCGAGCCGGGACGGCGCGGCCAGCCGGCAGGTGCCCGCCGACGCGTTGATCCAGGGGGAGCGGCTCGCCCCGGAGACCGGTGCCGAGCTGGAACGGCTGCCCGGGGTGCGGGCGGCCTCCCCGGTGCTGAACGAGGCGGGCCAGCGCATCACGAAGGACGCGATCGGCACCGACCCCCGACTCGGTACGGTCAGCGTGGTGCTGGTCGACGGGCCGGCCCTGGCCAGCATGGTCCGGGAGACCGGCGTCCGCGTGAGCGTGCCCTCGGCGCTGCTCACCCGGGGCGCGCAGCCCGGCCCGCTGCCCGCGGTGGTCTCCCCGGCCGTCGCCGCCGAGCTGGCCGCCGCCGGCCTGGACCGGTCCGCCTTCGTCGCCGTGCAGGGCCAGCGGTACGAGTTCCGGGTGGCCGGGCGGGCGGAGAGCTTCCCGATGCTCCGGGCGGACAACAGCCGATTCGTCATCCTGCCCTGGCAGTCCCTGCCCCGGCGGGAGTACGCCGCCCTGCCGACCGGCTTCCTGGTGGCCGGCGACGATCTCGACGTCGAGGAGTTGCGCCGGGTGGGTAACGAGGGCCAGTCCCGCTTCCAGCAGGGCGGGACGGTCACCGGGCGGGAGCGACCGCTCGAGGTGGAGGTCCGCACCTGGGCGGAGATCCGCCGGCAGTTGGGCGAGGGCAGGGCGAACGGAGTTCTGGTCTTCGGCTTCGTCGCCGGCGCCGCTGCCGGGACGGCGCTGGGTCTGCTGGCCATCGCGTTCGTGGTGCTGGCCGGCGCCCGGGCCCGCGGTCAGGTGCTGTCCCGGCTGCGCACCCTCGGCCTGTCCCGCCGGCAGTGGCGGGGACTGCTGCTGGTGGAGCTGGGCCCGCTGGTCGGCGTGTCGGTGCTCACCGGCGCGCTGGTCGGGGCGCTGCTGCCGCTGCTGCTCACCCCGGTGCTCGGCCTGTCGGCCTTCACCAACGGCGCCCCCGTCCGGGTGCCGTTCGAGCCCCGCCTGGTCGCCGGGATCGTCGCGCTCGGGGCGGTCGCCCTCGGCTTCGCGGTCGCCGTCGAGGCCCTGAACAACCGCCGGATGCGCCTCGGCGAGGTGCTCCGGCTCGGAGAGGAGAGCTGAGATGACAGCCACCGCCGAGGTGTCCGCCGTGCCGGACCTGGCCACGCTGCAGGAGCGCGCCGCGCGGCGCGCGGCCGAGCGGGCCGGCGGCCAGGACCGGCTGCGCGGACACATCGTCTGCGACGGACTGGTCCGCATCTTCAAGACCGAGGGGGTGGAGGTGGTCGCCCTGCAGGGGCTCGACCTGGTCATCGACCGGGGCGAGCTGGTGGCGATCGTCGGCGCCTCCGGGTCCGGCAAGTCCACCCTGCTGAACATCCTCTCCGGGCTCGACACCCCGACCGCCGGCATCGCCCGGGTCGCGGAGTACGACCTGCTCAACCTCTCCGCGCGGCGGCGGCTGAGCTACCGACGGGAGATGGTCGGCTTCGTCTGGCAGCAGACCGGCCGCAACCTGCTGCCCTACCTGACCGCGCTGGAGAACGTCGAGCTGCCGATGCACCTGGCGGGCCGCGGCGGCGGTCGCCGAACCCGTCGGCAACGGGCCCGGGAGCTGCTGGACCTGGTCGGCGTCGGGTACTGCGCCGACCGGCGGCCCGGCCAGATGAGCGGCGGCGAGCAGCAGCGCTGCGCGGTGGCGGTGGCGGTGGCCAACGACCCCGAGGTGCTCTTCGCCGACGAGCCCACCGGCGAGCTGGACGAGGCGACCGGCGCGGAGGTCTTCGCCGCGCTGCGCACCATCAACGCGGAGCTGGGCGTCACCATCGTGGTGGTCACCCACGACCACGCCGTCGCGACCCAGGTCCGCCGGACCGTCGCGATCCGCGACGGCCGGACCGCCTCCGAGGTACGCCGCACCGCGCGGGTCGCCGCCGACGGCAGCACCGAGCTGGTCAGCGAGGAGTACGCGGTGCTCGACCGGACCGGCCGGATGCAGCTGCCGGCGTCCTTCGTCGACGCCCTGTCCCTGCGCGACCGGGTCCGACTCAACCTGGAACCCGACCACGTCGAGGTGCGCCCCGGCGACCGGAACCGCGCCGAACGGAGTGACGCATGAGCGAGCAGTTGTACCGGGGGTCCGTCGCCGCGGTCACCACCGAGGAGGTGGTCCGGGTCGAGGGGGTGAGCCGGACCTTCGGGCGGGGCGAGCACGCCGTGCACGCGGTCCGGGACGTCTCCTTCTCCGCCGGCCGCGGCGAGCTGGTGGCGGTGCGCGGCCGTTCGGGCGCCGGCAAGACCACCCTGCTCAACCTGGTCGGCGGGCTGGACCGGCCGGACTCGGGCCGGGTGCGGGTGGCCGGGCGCGACGTGACCGGCGCCGGCGAGCGGGAGCTGCTGGAGATGCGCCGGGGCACGGTCGGTTTCGTCTTCCAGACCTTCGGCCTCGTCCCGATCCTCTCCGCGGCCGAGAACGTCGGGGTGCCGCTGCGGCTCGCCCGGGTGCCGGCGGCCGAGCGGGAGCAGCGGGTGGCAGTGCTGCTGGAGCTGGTCGGGCTGGGCGGGCACGCCGCGCAGCGCCCGTACGAGCTCTCCGGCGGGCAGCAGCAGCGGGTCGCGGTGGCCCGGGCGCTGGCGAACGAGCCGGACCTGCTGATCGCCGACGAGCCGACCGGCCAGCTCGACTCCGAGACCGGGCGATCCATCATGGACCTGCTCCGCGCGGTGGTCCACGCGCGCGGCATGACGGCGCTGGTGGCCACCCACGACCCGGCCCTGATCGAGCTGGCCGACCGCACCCTGACCCTGCGCGACGGCCGCCTGGTCGACGACTGACCCCGCGCAGCCCACAGCTGCGTTGATCATGAAGTTGTTGTCTCGACGCGCCGCGCCGGCCGACAACAACTTCATGATCGACCCTGAGCTGTGCGGGCGGACAGGGCGGCAGTTGCGGTCGGGCGTCAGTCGCGGCAGCGGCGGCGGTGGTAGGCGGCGGTGACCGAGAGCAGCAACGGGCCCCAGAGCAGCAGCGGGGCGTAGCAGGCGACCAGCAGCGCGAAGCCGGCCGGGGAGAAGCCCATGACGTTGCCCTGGACGATGATGCCCCAGGCGGCGTACCCCCAGATCAGGGTGACCGCGACGCCGCCGGCGGTGGCGGCGATCTCGGCGAACAGCGGCGGCACGCGGCGGCCACCGACGACCGGCAGCCAGTGGGGGAAGACCTCGCCCCACGGCTGGACGAGGCCGAGCGCGAGCAGCGCGAGCGCCTCGGCGACCAGGCTCAGCGAGACGATGTAGACACTCTGCCAGCCGTGCGTGCGGACCGGCTCTCCGTGCTCGAACGCGCCCAGCGGCACCCCGGCGACCAGGGCGATCCGCCACAGCCCGGACGGCAGGGTGACCAGCGGGATCAGCCGGGCGGCGCGGATCGCCCAGGCCGGGGCGGGTCGCCCGTCCCGCGGGTGGACTGTGCGGCTGGTCGGCGCGGTGCTGGTGGGCATGGTGGCTCCCCGTTCTGTCGGCTGCCCGTCCAGCCTGATCCGGGCAGAGGCGGCGACCATCCCGCCGGGGTGGGGAATCGGCTCCCCGATGCGGGGGAGGGTGGGCCCCGAACGGTCCCGGGACCCGGGGCAGCGATCCGGCCCGTCCGCGTCGGTCGGTCCGAAGAGCGGCTCGGCCGACGCCCGGCGGCCAGCGGGGGGAGAGGCAGTCGAGTTGCCCTCCGGCGCCGGCGTCAGAACGCGAGCTTCATCCCCTCGTGGCTGGCCACGAAGCCGAGGTTGCGGTAGAAGCGGTGCGCGTCGGCGCGGGTCTTGTCGGTGGTGAGCTGTACCAGCGCGCAGCCCCGCTGCCGGGCCTGGTCGATGGCCCAGGTCATCATCTCCCGCCCGAGCCCCCGGCCGCGCAGGTCCGAGCGGACCCGGACCGACTCGATCAGCGAACGCTCCGCGCCGTGCCGGCCCAGGCCCGGGATGTAGGTGAGCTGCATGCAGCCGACCAGCTCGCCGCCCTGCTCGGCGACGATCAGGTGGTTGCGCGGGTCGGCGGTGATGTCCGCGAACGCCTTCTCGTACGCGTCGTCGACCTCGGTGAAGTCGCGGGCCTTGCCCAGCACGTCGTCGGCGAGCAGGGCGATGACGGCGGGCAGATCCGCCCGGACGGCTTCCCGGAAGGTCACGTCGCTCATGCCGGCAGCCTGACACAGCGACCCCCGGCGATAGAAAGACGTTCTGCGTGTCGATGCAGGACGTAGGAACGTCCCCCTGATGCGCTTGTCGGGCTTGGTGTCCCATCGCAGGAGGAGGACGTTCATGGGTAACGGTAGCGGCGTGTCCCGGGGTGACCGCAACCGCAACGCGCGGCTTGCTCGGTTGCGGGTGCTGGTCCCGGCCACGAACGCGATCGTCGGCATTGATCTGGCAGATAAGAAGCAGATGGTCGTGGTTACCGATCATGACTCGAAGGTGTTGGCGCGCAAGACGTTCAGGTGTCGGGCGTGGGATCTGGGTGCGGCGTTGGACTGGGCCGCTGAGCGGGCCGCGGTGAAAGGCTGGGCGGGGGTGACGGTGGCGTGCGAGCCGACCGGGCACCGGTGGCGGGTGCTCGGGCAGCTGGCCGCGGACCGGGCGATGCCGTTCGTGTGCGTGCAGCCGATGCTGACGTCGTGGGCGCGGCGCAGTGAGGACCTGACCTCGGACAAGACCGATGAGAAGGATGCGGTGCTGATCGCCCGGCTGACCGCGCAGCTGCGCTGCTACGTACCCGAGCCGGTCGATGAGACCTGGGGCCGGCTGCGGCATCTGGGCGCCCGCCGCGAACAGCTCGTCATCGAGATGGTCAGCCAAATCCAGCAGATCCGCGCGCTGCTGGAGTGCGTCTGGCCCGCCGCGCTCGATACCGCCAAGCAGCCGTTCCGCTCCCGCACCTGGGCGGCGGCGATGACGGTGATCTGCGATCGTGACGGCGGTGACCTCGCCCGCACCCGACGCCTCGGCGCGGCCCGGTTCGAGCAGGCGGTGCGCCGTGAGATCACCCGCCGGGGTGGGTGCAAGCCCTCGCTGCGCATCCTGCGGCACCTGTTCACCGCGTTGACCGACCCCACCGGGGTGACCGCCCACCGGCCCGGCGCGCTGGAGCGGGTCGCGTTCCTGCTGCAGGACTGGCAGGCCGCCGCCGACAAGCTCGCCGACACCGAGACCCGGATGACCGACGTCCTCGACGAGCTCAAGCTGACCGAACTGGTCACCTCCATCCCCGGCCTATCGGCCGTCGGCGCCGCGGCGATCCTCGCCGAGACCGGTGACCCGAACCGGTTCGCCACCGCCCGTGCCCTGGTCAAGCACGCCGGCCTCGCGCCGCGGGAGAAGCTGTCGGGCACGTTCGTTGGTCGCACCAAACTCACCGGCCAGGGCCGGCCCGCGCTGCGTCTGGCCGCCTGGCGGGCGGTCTGGGGCGCCCAGCGCGGCAACGCCGTTTACGCGGCCCGCTACCACCATCTGACGACGCGGGAGACCAACAGGCTCACCGCAACCCAAGCCCAGACCGTGATCGCCGCGGCGATCCTGCGCCAGTTGCACGCCGTGATCACCACCGGCCAGGCCTGGGATCCCCACATCGCAACTCACGGTGCAAACGGCCGCCGGCAGCTGGCTCTGGCCGCCTGACTCTGCCGTGCGGCGTTCAAGCCGACGGTCGGGGCGAGCCCTACGCGGCATTGAGACACAACCTGATCTCGACGCACATCATGGGCAGCCCCGGCCCGTCGTCCCATCAACCCGATTACACGTTGCTGGGGACCAACCCCATCACCGCTATGCAGGGACAGACGACGGCCGAGGCACCGACCAGAAGCTTGACACAAAACGACTTACGCTGATGTACGGGCGTCGGTTGGCCGCAGCGGGCAGCATGTGCGCATGGAACGCCTGCTGCTGGCCTTCCGCTGGATCTGCCGGGGGCAGGGCGTCGCCGTACCCGAGCCGGAGCCGCGCGAGCCGGTCAGCGGGCCGGGCAGCGCAGCCCCTCTCTGGGAACGGTCAGCGAGATCAGGTAAGCGTCGACGGCGGCGCTGATGCAGGCGGTCTGCGGGTAGGCGGTGTGCCCCTCGCCCTCCCAGGTCAACACCCGCCCGACGCCGAGCATCGAGGCCAGCGCCGCGGTCTGCTCGTACGGCGTGGCCGGGTCGCCCGTGGTGCCCACCACCACGACCGGCGGCGCACCCACCGCCTTGCCCGTCGGGTACGGGTCCCGCTGACCGGGCCACTCCACGCAGCCCAGCATGCCGACCGCCAAGGCCGGGCCGAACAGCGGGTACTTCTCC
Proteins encoded:
- the msrB gene encoding peptide-methionine (R)-S-oxide reductase MsrB translates to MSLSESELPRTEEEWRVRLSPEEFRVLREAGTESPWTGEYVDTKTRGVYHCRACGAELFRSDTKFDSQCGWPSFDDAIPGAVKEIEDRSLGMVRTEIRCARCDSHLGHVFKGEGFTPKDTRHCVNSISLRLEPREG
- a CDS encoding ABC transporter permease, which codes for MRLVWRRASAARGLLLAAVAAALVAVALVTGLTDYNRRAVEAGQRALLAGAPLEERSLLVTGSGGRDAAELATRDRAVRDGFAHGLGGVPVTVNGARYGGGRELTGDLGPKVRADDDPVFANLAALDDLPAHAELAGGAWPSAGASPLQVTLPERVAAALGMTVGERVPMLDRSTERASEVVLAGTWRPRDPAEPYWRLAPGVGAGSAAESDTSYGPFVLDPADFAATFPGSVSAWWVVEPDLTAAARDGGLLDVRQAFADAVNEVPEAAGLGSSAQVVNSMDRLLNRIARADLVGRSSLATPVLLIVVLGGYALVLVAALLHEDRRNQTALLRARGAARRQLAGLAAREATLVVLPAAVLGPLLAGEALRHVGGRPSGPALAADSTTLLWAVALAAAAGCLVAMVAPTFRGAGTYVADLAARSRPDRSATVQRASLDLVLVGFAVLAWTQLRQYSSPVTGAAGRLGVDPLLVAAPTLGVLAGAVVALRLLPPATRFAERFVDRRLWTATILGMWQAGRRPHAGPVLLLALAVGGSTLAWSLVATGERSLVDQANHTVGADLRLTERDGVAPIGRAGELAALAGVDRALPAWRDEIRVGRADLPATVVSLDAAAAAEVVRLDERLAGEPVPALFDRLVRARSAPAGVDLPAGTRSVTGTVRTPVRDAVRPHRIAVSMLLTRADGLAFRLPVASTGSDGRPAPFTVALPDAGSLRLAGFEVDGGDVAGRAYRLEVTDLRVVGADGTARPAQLGDAWAGISADPNGGEVTTSATATALSAENKVTFLPGGQFAFQDSSRFAVVPAGDNRPVPALMTPGVRKALSLRDGDTVTLSLSGVSLAVTLVGEVAAVPATTGEGVLVDLPAATDWLVRDQGTVRPVQEWWLSTDDGGYPAAARAAAALPGTTMLDRRELAERAAGDPYWRGARTGLLAAAIGSVLLALVGLMVDVWATVRHRLGEFAVLHTLGASPRLLARALLAEQTFLAGIGVGVGLLLGAVVGVTMAPLVILTPSASRPVPEAAFVLPWGPIGLTALGLLLAALAFSAFIALGIRQRVAAAQLRIGGDR
- the ligD gene encoding non-homologous end-joining DNA ligase, with protein sequence MGGTKAAVEEIEVAGHTVRLSSPDRLIFPQRGFTKADVFHYYLSVGEGIMRALRDRPTTLQRFPQGIEGEMFFQKRVPARGVPPWIRTAEISFPSGRTAAELCPADLAHVAWAAQMGTVVFHPWPVRAADVDRPDELRIDLDPQPGTDFADAAAAAGELRGLLAELGAIGWPKTSGGRGVHVYLRIHPQWTFVEARRATIALARELERRRPDLVTTAWWKEQRGSRVFVDFNQMARDRTIACAYSLRANARATVSTPVDWDELTEVDPDDFDLGSVPARLAERGDPHAGIDDAPWDITPLLEWAERDAAAGQGDLPYPPDHPKMPGEPKRVQPSKDRDRPRG
- a CDS encoding isoamylase early set domain-containing protein gives rise to the protein MIKRSKLFGNRIRVTFCLPRDTPPGTVSVVGCFNHWEPGRHELVARRNGTRTVTVNLGPGEYHFRYLASGGVWLDDDSADEVDGQGSRLLL